The following coding sequences are from one Cystobacter fuscus DSM 2262 window:
- a CDS encoding GNAT family N-acetyltransferase, whose protein sequence is MGSHRRFHPGFRERVMLEDGTWAEVRMVRREDAQLLREGFGRLSARARYQRFMSAKPRLTDEELRYLTEVDGESHVALGVVTWDDLGREVGLGVARFFRLADMPEVAEAAITVVDDAQGKGIGRLLMDSLVQAARERGVDRFEFRVLPGNQPMNRLIQALAPSEPRHEGEALCFSVPLHTSALEESDLIRPLLSLAAQGALTLVGPTCRARLLPYTPLARPEVHAP, encoded by the coding sequence ATGGGTTCCCATCGTCGTTTCCATCCTGGGTTTCGAGAGCGGGTGATGCTCGAGGATGGGACGTGGGCGGAGGTGCGCATGGTGCGGCGCGAGGACGCGCAACTCCTGCGGGAGGGGTTCGGGCGGCTGTCTGCGCGGGCCCGCTACCAGCGCTTCATGTCCGCCAAGCCCCGGCTGACGGACGAGGAGCTGCGCTACCTCACCGAGGTGGATGGGGAGAGCCATGTCGCGCTGGGCGTGGTGACGTGGGATGACCTGGGTCGGGAAGTGGGGCTGGGCGTGGCCCGCTTCTTCCGGCTGGCGGACATGCCCGAGGTCGCCGAGGCCGCCATCACCGTGGTGGACGATGCCCAGGGCAAGGGAATCGGCCGCCTGCTGATGGACAGCCTGGTCCAGGCCGCGCGCGAGCGGGGCGTGGATCGCTTCGAATTCCGCGTGCTCCCGGGCAACCAGCCCATGAACCGGCTCATCCAGGCGCTCGCCCCGAGTGAGCCCCGGCACGAGGGCGAGGCGCTGTGCTTCAGCGTGCCGTTGCACACGTCCGCGCTCGAGGAGAGCGATCTGATCCGCCCCCTGCTGTCGCTCGCGGCCCAGGGGGCGCTGACACTCGTGGGCCCCACGTGTCGCGCCCGGCTCCTGCCGTACACGCCGCTCGCGCGGCCGGAAGTCCACGCCCCCTGA
- a CDS encoding helix-turn-helix domain-containing protein, producing MADAPTSEEEWAYEVAHAEASTDLAPIVGRNLRRLRTQRGLSLERLAKASGVSRAMLGQIELGQSAPTINVIWKIARALGIPFSALISTTAQTGTRLMRSQQSKRLSSHDGKFVSRALFPFDEPRRVEFYELRLAAQATEAADAHPPGTMENLVVTSGTVEIDRGEERHVLTAGDAILFEADVAHVYRNTGNVDAVMYLVMTYAETVG from the coding sequence GTGGCCGATGCCCCCACCTCCGAGGAGGAGTGGGCCTACGAGGTCGCGCACGCGGAGGCGTCCACCGATCTGGCGCCCATCGTCGGACGCAACCTGCGCCGGCTGCGCACCCAGCGGGGCCTGTCCCTGGAGCGGCTCGCCAAGGCCTCGGGCGTGAGCCGGGCGATGCTGGGGCAGATCGAGCTGGGACAGAGCGCGCCCACCATCAACGTCATCTGGAAGATCGCCCGGGCGTTGGGCATCCCGTTCTCGGCGCTGATCAGCACGACGGCCCAGACGGGCACCCGCCTGATGCGCTCCCAGCAGTCCAAGCGGCTGTCCTCCCATGACGGGAAGTTCGTGTCGCGGGCGCTCTTTCCGTTCGACGAGCCCCGGCGCGTGGAGTTCTACGAGCTGCGGCTGGCCGCGCAAGCGACGGAGGCGGCGGACGCCCACCCACCGGGCACCATGGAGAACCTGGTGGTGACGTCGGGCACGGTGGAGATCGACCGGGGCGAGGAGCGCCACGTGCTGACCGCGGGAGACGCCATCCTGTTCGAGGCGGACGTGGCGCATGTCTACCGGAACACCGGCAACGTGGACGCGGTGATGTACCTGGTGATGACGTACGCGGAAACGGTCGGCTGA
- a CDS encoding translation initiation factor — translation MASNDDKSKGFHQPFARLGGLRDALPSTKPELRPEDFPTTPPDQGPERVTVRRESGKGGEDFTVVEGLGLPAAELQVWLQAFQRGLACSGTVEGERLRLRGDHRFSLPDLLLRRGVKRVLQG, via the coding sequence ATGGCCAGCAACGACGACAAGTCCAAGGGGTTCCACCAGCCCTTCGCCAGGCTCGGGGGTCTGCGCGACGCCCTGCCCTCCACGAAGCCCGAGCTGCGTCCGGAGGACTTCCCCACCACCCCACCCGACCAGGGGCCCGAGCGCGTGACGGTGCGCCGGGAGAGCGGCAAGGGCGGCGAGGACTTCACCGTGGTGGAGGGACTGGGCCTGCCCGCGGCGGAGCTCCAGGTCTGGTTGCAGGCCTTCCAGCGGGGCCTCGCGTGTTCCGGAACCGTGGAGGGAGAGCGGCTGCGGCTCCGGGGAGATCACCGCTTCTCCCTGCCCGACCTGCTGCTGCGCCGCGGCGTCAAGCGCGTGCTCCAGGGCTGA
- a CDS encoding HmuY family protein, producing MGILTRLHGARPWLGPMMGLLLAACAPDLREDYPFDGQLNTGPLVEVTPQEDGSHVALIDATNKSAQVYFDIDEGREMKTDEALESNEWDLAFQRFTITMNGGGGNPAGSVRVAVLQGQGWDALTQAPAEGYQQDASETVFNGAQGGWYVYDLVKHRLQPRDELLYVVRSSRGRFFKLRMLAYYDAAGTPARPSFRYQEVAAAPSPP from the coding sequence ATGGGAATACTGACGCGACTTCACGGAGCGCGGCCCTGGCTGGGGCCGATGATGGGGCTGCTGCTGGCGGCGTGCGCGCCGGACCTGCGCGAGGACTACCCCTTCGATGGCCAGCTCAACACCGGGCCGCTCGTCGAGGTGACACCCCAAGAGGACGGCAGCCACGTCGCCCTCATCGACGCGACGAACAAGTCCGCCCAGGTCTACTTCGACATCGACGAGGGCCGGGAGATGAAGACCGACGAGGCCCTGGAGAGCAACGAGTGGGACCTGGCCTTCCAGCGCTTCACCATCACGATGAACGGAGGCGGCGGCAACCCGGCGGGCTCGGTGCGCGTGGCGGTGCTCCAGGGACAGGGCTGGGACGCGCTCACGCAGGCGCCCGCCGAGGGCTACCAGCAGGACGCCTCCGAGACGGTGTTCAACGGCGCGCAGGGCGGCTGGTACGTCTACGATCTCGTCAAGCACCGCCTCCAGCCGCGCGACGAGCTGCTCTACGTGGTGCGCAGCAGCCGCGGGCGGTTCTTCAAGCTGCGGATGCTCGCGTACTACGACGCCGCGGGCACTCCCGCGCGGCCCTCGTTCCGCTACCAGGAAGTGGCGGCGGCTCCCTCCCCTCCCTGA
- a CDS encoding amidohydrolase family protein: MEGRLVLKNCSIFRADGRGRAGMAVVIEGGLIRQVGSDEEIPVLPGDWEVACRGRLVMPGLVDCHSHLVGDLVMPPSSELLLHPPHIRMEHERLLSSFLTPADVEVLSRHAMARALRSGVTLAVDHLSCPRDVLGGLEAMARSAEQLGMRLVASHCTHALDGDAQAVAQARANAEFVRNQGSHPLVRGALGFHASWTSGDALLGELRRSREVSGSPIIFHLSEGDHDLAITWAKHSQRVVPRLESFGLLGPLSVAAYARSVDDAESIRLAESGTCVALGPGASLLVEPGGRSLETLYGRQNLLGLGSAGHGNLWDALFVALGTSLSAARGSRLVDPDGVLVQLFSDGPAELCSRLFGMPSGTVEEGRLADLVVFDCVPALDPDSGQTPHMIGQLLRSRVAWTVVDGRVTVREGQVLGVDEVALAHDASVILSRLWAQARLPEPAPPPLPARRT, encoded by the coding sequence ATGGAAGGCCGTCTGGTCCTCAAGAATTGCTCCATCTTTCGCGCGGACGGCCGGGGCCGTGCCGGCATGGCCGTCGTCATCGAGGGAGGTCTCATCCGCCAGGTTGGCTCCGATGAGGAGATTCCCGTGCTGCCCGGAGACTGGGAGGTGGCGTGCCGGGGTCGGCTGGTGATGCCGGGCCTGGTGGATTGCCACTCCCACCTGGTGGGGGACCTGGTCATGCCGCCCTCCAGCGAGCTGCTCCTGCATCCGCCCCACATCCGCATGGAGCACGAGCGTCTGCTGTCCTCGTTCCTCACCCCCGCGGACGTGGAGGTGCTCTCCCGCCACGCCATGGCGCGGGCGCTGCGCTCGGGCGTCACCCTGGCGGTGGATCACCTGTCCTGTCCGAGGGACGTGCTGGGCGGGCTGGAGGCCATGGCCCGCTCGGCGGAGCAGCTCGGCATGCGGCTGGTGGCGAGCCACTGCACCCACGCGCTCGATGGAGACGCCCAGGCGGTGGCCCAGGCACGCGCCAACGCGGAGTTCGTGCGCAACCAGGGCTCGCACCCCCTGGTGCGCGGCGCGCTCGGCTTCCACGCCTCGTGGACGAGTGGGGACGCGCTGCTCGGGGAACTGCGCCGCTCGCGCGAGGTCTCGGGCTCGCCCATCATCTTCCACCTCTCCGAGGGAGACCACGACCTGGCCATTACCTGGGCCAAGCACAGCCAGCGCGTGGTGCCCCGGTTGGAGTCCTTCGGGCTGCTCGGGCCGTTGTCGGTGGCCGCGTACGCGCGCTCGGTGGACGACGCCGAGTCCATCCGCCTGGCCGAGTCCGGCACCTGCGTGGCGCTCGGCCCCGGGGCGTCCCTGCTCGTGGAGCCCGGTGGGCGCTCGCTGGAGACGCTGTATGGCCGCCAGAACCTGCTGGGGCTGGGCAGCGCCGGCCACGGCAACCTCTGGGACGCGTTGTTCGTCGCGCTGGGCACCTCCCTGAGTGCCGCGCGCGGCTCGCGCCTGGTGGATCCGGACGGGGTGCTGGTGCAGCTCTTCTCGGATGGCCCCGCGGAGTTGTGCTCGCGCCTGTTCGGCATGCCCTCCGGCACGGTGGAGGAGGGGCGGCTGGCGGACCTGGTGGTGTTCGACTGCGTGCCGGCGCTGGATCCGGACAGCGGACAGACGCCGCACATGATCGGCCAGCTGCTGCGCTCCCGGGTGGCGTGGACGGTGGTGGATGGCCGGGTCACCGTGCGCGAGGGACAGGTGCTCGGCGTGGACGAGGTGGCCCTGGCGCACGACGCCTCCGTCATCCTGTCGCGGCTGTGGGCCCAGGCCCGGCTGCCGGAGCCCGCGCCTCCGCCCCTACCGGCGCGCCGGACATGA
- a CDS encoding MGMT family protein: MSTTVTITMQERRYFERIHQVVEQVPRGQVSTYGDIALIVGGGCDARVVGLAMGDLGPRSAQVPWQRIINRSGGISTLEAVGQRERLRAEGVEFDEKGRVVLERFRWAGPTPEWAAQHGFTPLPARSPSKDDEEDKSQLRLF; the protein is encoded by the coding sequence ATGTCCACGACCGTGACCATCACGATGCAGGAGCGCCGGTACTTCGAGCGCATCCACCAGGTTGTCGAGCAGGTTCCACGAGGGCAGGTGTCCACCTACGGGGACATCGCGCTCATCGTGGGGGGCGGGTGTGATGCCCGCGTTGTCGGGCTGGCCATGGGGGACCTGGGGCCGCGCTCCGCCCAGGTGCCCTGGCAGCGCATCATCAACCGCTCGGGAGGCATTTCCACCCTGGAGGCGGTGGGCCAGCGCGAGCGGCTGAGGGCCGAGGGGGTGGAGTTCGACGAGAAGGGACGGGTGGTGCTCGAGCGCTTCCGCTGGGCCGGGCCCACCCCGGAATGGGCCGCCCAGCACGGCTTCACCCCCCTGCCCGCGCGCTCCCCGTCCAAGGACGACGAGGAGGACAAGTCCCAACTGCGGTTGTTCTAA
- a CDS encoding SPFH domain-containing protein: MSLLIGLIAGFIAMGVGVPVVLGLCRMFGLYAIVEERTCRVYVFLGKVLGVLDEPGLHFLWARLGWKALLVNWFGRCHVIDLRLDQQYLRSQAVNSEEGAPMGIGIWYEMYISDPLKYLFENADPRGSLAANVSNAAVRCLSNMKLADMLENRHGMSRTVRAEVSPMSHAYGYQLGSVYIRKVHFRDGGMIRQIEEKVVNRLRQVTSAIRQDGANQVSILTSSADRQAAIAFAKAAALRPQIVGEALRRISQDPEVATAMFEILEVQRLQDGTAKVTLVPESQKNDLLTQMLAASPVPTR; the protein is encoded by the coding sequence ATGAGCCTGCTCATCGGACTCATCGCCGGTTTCATCGCCATGGGCGTGGGCGTGCCCGTGGTGCTGGGCCTGTGCCGGATGTTCGGCCTCTACGCCATCGTGGAGGAGCGCACCTGCCGCGTCTACGTGTTCCTCGGCAAGGTGCTGGGGGTGCTGGACGAGCCCGGCCTGCACTTCCTGTGGGCCCGGCTCGGGTGGAAGGCGCTGCTGGTCAACTGGTTCGGGCGCTGCCATGTGATCGATCTGCGGCTGGATCAGCAGTACCTGCGCAGCCAGGCCGTCAACTCCGAGGAGGGCGCGCCCATGGGGATCGGCATCTGGTACGAGATGTACATCTCGGATCCCCTCAAGTACCTCTTCGAGAACGCGGATCCGCGCGGCTCGCTGGCGGCCAACGTGAGCAACGCCGCGGTGCGCTGCCTGTCCAACATGAAGCTGGCGGACATGCTGGAGAACCGCCACGGGATGAGCCGCACGGTGCGCGCCGAGGTGTCGCCCATGTCGCACGCCTACGGCTACCAGCTCGGCTCGGTCTACATCCGCAAGGTGCACTTCCGCGACGGGGGGATGATCCGGCAGATCGAGGAGAAGGTGGTCAACCGGCTGCGGCAGGTGACCTCCGCCATCCGCCAGGACGGCGCCAACCAGGTGAGCATCCTCACCAGCTCCGCGGACCGCCAGGCCGCCATCGCCTTCGCCAAGGCGGCTGCCCTGCGCCCTCAAATCGTGGGCGAGGCCCTGCGCCGCATCTCCCAGGATCCCGAGGTGGCCACGGCCATGTTCGAGATCCTCGAGGTGCAGCGGCTCCAGGACGGCACGGCGAAGGTGACGCTCGTGCCCGAGTCGCAGAAGAACGATCTGCTCACGCAGATGCTGGCGGCCTCCCCGGTCCCCACCCGGTGA
- a CDS encoding class I SAM-dependent rRNA methyltransferase, producing the protein MSPRAASRVELLRQAHERRAALREQPGTTAYRLVHGAADGVPDVTVDVFESLHVVSLYRDFTPAEEEALLGDVDAAWAPPCVYLKRRPREARHLANVAREQLAPEQAVRGASVESVVAWENGCRFLIRPGQGLSVGLYLDMRDTRAWVAREARGRTVLNLFSYTCAFGVTATAGGAKRVLNIDASRRVLEWGEENARLNGQPVDRYDYVAGDVFEWLERLARKGEAFDLVVVDPPSFATTRTSRFSAAKDYASLATLAARVVAPGGRLVACCNLATLAPRRFETMVAEGVARAGRRAGGGVSLGPSPVDFPASVEHPAALKVRVLELA; encoded by the coding sequence ATGAGCCCTCGGGCCGCTTCCCGGGTGGAGCTGTTGCGCCAGGCCCACGAGCGGCGGGCTGCGCTGAGGGAGCAGCCGGGCACCACCGCCTACCGGCTCGTCCACGGCGCGGCGGATGGGGTGCCCGACGTGACGGTGGATGTCTTCGAGTCGCTCCACGTGGTGAGCCTCTACCGGGACTTCACCCCGGCCGAGGAGGAGGCGTTGCTCGGGGACGTGGACGCCGCGTGGGCTCCGCCGTGCGTCTACCTCAAGCGCCGGCCCCGCGAGGCGCGCCACCTGGCGAACGTGGCCCGGGAGCAGCTCGCGCCCGAGCAGGCCGTGCGGGGGGCCTCGGTGGAGTCGGTGGTGGCGTGGGAGAACGGGTGCCGCTTCCTCATCCGCCCGGGGCAGGGCTTGTCGGTGGGGCTCTACCTGGACATGCGTGACACCCGGGCGTGGGTGGCCCGGGAGGCGCGCGGGCGCACCGTGCTCAACCTCTTCTCCTATACGTGTGCCTTTGGCGTGACGGCGACGGCGGGAGGGGCGAAGCGGGTGCTCAACATCGACGCGAGCCGGCGGGTGTTGGAGTGGGGGGAGGAGAACGCGCGCCTCAATGGCCAGCCGGTGGACCGGTACGACTACGTGGCGGGGGATGTTTTCGAGTGGTTGGAGCGCCTGGCGCGCAAGGGCGAGGCGTTCGATCTGGTGGTGGTGGATCCGCCCTCCTTCGCCACCACGCGCACCAGCCGTTTCTCCGCCGCGAAGGACTACGCCTCGCTGGCCACCCTGGCCGCGCGGGTGGTGGCCCCGGGCGGACGGTTGGTGGCGTGCTGCAACCTCGCCACGCTGGCGCCCCGCCGCTTCGAGACGATGGTGGCCGAGGGGGTGGCCCGGGCGGGCCGGCGCGCGGGGGGAGGGGTGAGCCTGGGCCCCTCGCCGGTGGACTTCCCGGCCTCCGTGGAGCACCCGGCGGCGCTCAAGGTGCGGGTGCTCGAGCTGGCGTGA
- a CDS encoding serine/threonine protein kinase — MAPVAPRTLVPFGQYQLLERIAVGGMAELFLAHQSGPDGFDKPVVIKRIRSELSKQPAFVRMFLNEARLAAQLNHPNIVQIHDLGKVEDSYFIAMEYLFGRDTRKVVPMAESLGISFPMVYALKIASSVCEGLHYAHQKVDLYGSPLNIVHRDVTPENIFVCFDGTVKVLDFGIAKATNRAEQTTRAGELRGKLSYLSPEQCLGKPVDHRSDLFSLGAVLYEWLTGFQLFSGESEVAVMRGIVEGKVYAPSYFRADIPEPVEAILMKALERDRDKRYPSAWHFQQDLDRFLNAYDFTPTHLHLSNFLKQLFLRELEEEQERLRSVPRPTQEQLAASDSPSGSEHVLSVPVSAAQLEQLEAMARRNNVPVTRMVGELLSAWLKYR, encoded by the coding sequence ATGGCTCCCGTCGCGCCGCGCACCCTCGTGCCCTTTGGGCAGTACCAACTCCTCGAGCGCATCGCCGTGGGTGGAATGGCGGAGCTGTTCCTGGCCCACCAGTCCGGCCCGGACGGCTTCGACAAGCCCGTGGTCATCAAGCGCATCCGCTCGGAGCTGTCCAAGCAGCCGGCCTTCGTGCGCATGTTCCTCAATGAGGCCCGGCTCGCCGCCCAGCTCAACCACCCCAACATCGTGCAGATCCACGACCTGGGGAAGGTGGAGGACAGCTACTTCATCGCCATGGAGTACCTCTTCGGCCGCGACACCCGCAAGGTGGTGCCCATGGCCGAGTCGCTCGGCATCTCCTTTCCCATGGTGTACGCGCTGAAGATCGCCTCGTCCGTGTGCGAGGGCCTGCACTACGCGCACCAGAAGGTGGACCTGTACGGCTCGCCGCTCAACATCGTCCACCGGGACGTGACGCCGGAGAACATCTTCGTGTGCTTCGACGGTACGGTGAAGGTGCTCGACTTCGGCATCGCCAAGGCGACCAACCGCGCCGAGCAGACGACGCGCGCGGGGGAGCTGCGCGGCAAGCTCAGCTACCTGAGCCCCGAGCAGTGCCTGGGCAAGCCCGTGGACCACCGCAGCGACTTGTTCTCCCTGGGAGCGGTGCTCTACGAATGGCTCACCGGCTTCCAGCTCTTCTCCGGCGAGTCGGAGGTGGCGGTGATGCGCGGCATCGTCGAGGGCAAGGTGTACGCCCCCTCGTACTTCCGCGCGGACATCCCCGAGCCCGTGGAAGCCATCCTCATGAAGGCGTTGGAGCGCGACCGGGACAAGCGCTACCCGTCGGCCTGGCACTTCCAGCAGGACCTGGACCGCTTCCTCAACGCGTACGACTTCACGCCCACGCATCTGCACCTGTCCAACTTCCTCAAGCAGCTCTTCCTGCGCGAGCTGGAGGAGGAGCAGGAGCGGCTGCGCTCGGTGCCCCGCCCCACCCAGGAACAGCTCGCGGCCTCGGACTCGCCCTCCGGGAGCGAGCACGTGCTTTCCGTGCCCGTCTCCGCCGCGCAGTTGGAGCAGTTGGAGGCGATGGCCCGCCGCAACAACGTCCCCGTGACGCGCATGGTGGGCGAGCTCCTCTCCGCCTGGCTCAAGTACCGCTGA
- the truA gene encoding tRNA pseudouridine(38-40) synthase TruA has product MPRLKLTVEYDGTNYVGWQLQPNGVSIQARLMDAVEKLLGERVPVEAAGRTDAGVHATGQVVCFTTERVLPLKAYWMGLNGLLPEDIAIVRAEEVAAEFDPRRWSLGKRYRYRVSNAPSRSPLLRATHWEVFAPLDVEALRRGAAHLVGRHDFSSFRASDCQAAHAMREVRRVDIQGESRGVLSFTVEGTAFLKHMVRNLVGSLVEVGKGRRSPDWVAEVLAARNRKRAGPTAPAHGLVLEEVFYGEGPPPRSPGGTADGGDEE; this is encoded by the coding sequence ATGCCCCGCCTGAAGCTGACGGTCGAATACGACGGCACGAACTACGTGGGGTGGCAGCTCCAACCCAATGGTGTCTCCATCCAGGCGCGGCTGATGGACGCGGTGGAGAAGCTGCTCGGCGAGCGCGTGCCGGTGGAGGCCGCGGGCCGGACGGACGCGGGCGTGCATGCCACCGGGCAGGTGGTGTGCTTCACCACCGAGCGCGTGCTGCCGCTCAAGGCCTACTGGATGGGGCTCAACGGCCTGCTGCCCGAGGACATCGCCATCGTCCGGGCCGAGGAGGTCGCCGCCGAATTCGATCCCCGCCGCTGGTCGCTCGGCAAGCGCTACCGCTACCGGGTGAGCAACGCGCCCTCGCGCTCGCCGCTGCTGCGCGCCACGCACTGGGAGGTGTTCGCGCCCTTGGACGTGGAGGCGCTGCGGCGCGGCGCGGCCCATCTGGTGGGGCGGCATGACTTCTCCTCCTTCCGGGCCTCGGACTGTCAGGCCGCCCACGCCATGCGCGAGGTGCGCCGGGTGGACATCCAGGGGGAGAGCCGCGGGGTGCTGTCCTTCACCGTCGAGGGCACGGCCTTCCTCAAGCACATGGTGCGCAACCTCGTGGGCTCCCTGGTCGAGGTGGGCAAGGGCCGCCGCTCTCCGGACTGGGTGGCCGAGGTGCTCGCCGCCCGGAATCGCAAGCGCGCGGGACCCACCGCACCGGCCCACGGGCTCGTCCTGGAGGAGGTCTTCTACGGGGAGGGCCCGCCCCCTCGTTCCCCCGGCGGCACGGCGGACGGGGGTGATGAGGAGTGA
- a CDS encoding TonB-dependent receptor plug domain-containing protein, producing MIFSLVAAVLTSQSPLPAPEASGPEEPDRSQQTVVTASRAERKLEDAVVATEVITRQQMEATGARDLGQLLQQHPGVELVYTFRGVGLRLQGLDPEYVLILVDGERVSGRVGTTLDLGRFSLRDLERVEIVKGPAAALYGADAMGGVVNLITRRVQRPLEASARGLFGTLLEGDVRAHAGTKQGPFEVRVGGGYRTRNPYDWEPQDAATSGAGLKRFDGDVALAYAPDDQSRVWLRSGYNRRDENAVDLNPSGAVLDRRQRQEQFDLSLGAQHRFSGGPSLLARGHFGVFREQLLQDQRGSRGLDDYSQNLTRLYEGLVQADHRLGAHALTGGVELLGERLTSARLDQSPVQRLRGAAFLQDEWDVTLGAAGTGPKLKIAPGFRFDLDSQFGGAPSPRLALKLDPSPALTVRASAGLGFRPPSFQELYLRFSNTGIGYVVSGNPELTAERSVGVNVGVDWRPPIDGWLFSASGFHTQLRNLINVTATGEPNPDNPVTFNYENVARAYTQGIELNGRFRLPVRSTYLDLAYMFLDARDRTRNRPLEGRSRHRVNAQLSTRYRPLNLEAVVRGSWVSARPYYLGVGGGFANVIGAGEETRVGVPAYFDLEAQVTYHFKAGFEFFVNGYNLFNAGDQQFNPRPPRGVLGGVQWEY from the coding sequence GTGATCTTCTCCCTGGTGGCCGCGGTCCTCACGTCCCAGTCCCCCCTGCCCGCGCCCGAGGCGTCCGGGCCCGAGGAGCCCGATCGGAGCCAGCAGACGGTCGTCACGGCCTCGCGCGCCGAGCGCAAGCTGGAGGACGCGGTGGTGGCCACCGAGGTCATCACCCGTCAGCAGATGGAGGCCACCGGGGCGAGGGACCTGGGACAGCTCCTCCAGCAGCACCCGGGCGTGGAGCTCGTCTACACCTTCCGGGGCGTGGGGCTGCGCCTGCAAGGGTTGGATCCTGAATACGTGCTCATCCTCGTGGATGGCGAGCGCGTGAGCGGTCGGGTGGGCACCACGCTCGACCTGGGACGCTTCAGCCTGCGCGATCTGGAGCGGGTGGAGATCGTCAAGGGGCCGGCCGCGGCGCTCTACGGCGCGGATGCCATGGGCGGCGTGGTGAACCTCATCACCCGCCGCGTCCAGCGCCCCCTGGAGGCCAGCGCCCGGGGCCTGTTCGGCACGCTGCTGGAGGGAGATGTCCGCGCCCACGCGGGCACGAAGCAGGGACCCTTCGAGGTGCGCGTGGGCGGAGGCTACCGCACGCGCAATCCCTATGACTGGGAGCCCCAGGACGCGGCGACGAGCGGCGCCGGGTTGAAGCGCTTCGATGGGGACGTGGCGCTCGCCTACGCGCCGGATGACCAGTCCCGGGTGTGGCTGCGCAGCGGCTACAACCGGCGCGACGAGAACGCCGTGGACCTCAACCCCTCGGGGGCCGTGCTCGACCGGCGGCAGCGCCAGGAGCAGTTCGACCTGTCCCTGGGCGCCCAGCACCGGTTCTCCGGCGGACCCTCCCTGCTCGCCCGGGGACACTTCGGCGTGTTCCGCGAGCAACTCCTGCAGGATCAGCGCGGCTCGCGCGGGCTCGATGACTACTCGCAGAACCTCACCCGGCTCTACGAGGGCCTCGTCCAGGCCGACCATCGCCTTGGCGCCCATGCCCTCACCGGGGGTGTGGAGCTGCTCGGGGAAAGGCTCACCTCGGCGCGGCTCGACCAGAGTCCCGTGCAGCGCCTCCGGGGCGCCGCCTTCCTCCAGGACGAGTGGGACGTGACCCTGGGCGCGGCCGGCACGGGGCCGAAGCTGAAGATCGCCCCCGGCTTCCGCTTCGATCTGGACTCGCAGTTCGGCGGAGCGCCTTCACCCCGGCTCGCGCTCAAGCTGGATCCGAGCCCGGCCCTCACCGTGCGCGCCTCGGCGGGACTCGGCTTCCGCCCACCCTCGTTCCAGGAACTCTACCTGCGCTTCTCCAACACGGGCATCGGCTACGTGGTCTCGGGCAACCCCGAGCTCACGGCCGAGCGCTCCGTGGGCGTGAATGTCGGCGTGGACTGGCGGCCGCCGATCGACGGGTGGCTCTTCTCCGCGAGCGGCTTCCACACCCAGCTGCGCAACCTCATCAACGTCACCGCCACGGGCGAGCCGAACCCCGACAACCCCGTCACCTTCAACTACGAGAACGTGGCGCGCGCCTATACCCAGGGCATCGAGCTCAACGGCCGCTTCCGGCTGCCCGTGCGCTCGACGTACCTGGACCTGGCGTACATGTTCCTGGACGCGAGGGACCGCACCCGGAACCGGCCGCTGGAAGGCCGCTCGCGGCACCGCGTCAACGCGCAGCTGTCCACGCGCTACCGACCGCTCAACCTCGAGGCCGTGGTGCGCGGCTCGTGGGTGAGCGCGCGGCCCTACTACCTGGGCGTGGGCGGAGGCTTCGCCAACGTGATCGGCGCCGGGGAGGAGACGCGCGTGGGCGTGCCCGCCTACTTCGATCTCGAGGCCCAGGTGACGTACCACTTCAAGGCGGGATTCGAATTCTTCGTCAACGGTTACAACCTGTTCAACGCGGGCGATCAGCAGTTCAACCCGCGCCCGCCACGCGGCGTGCTCGGGGGTGTGCAATGGGAATACTGA